A stretch of DNA from Xyrauchen texanus isolate HMW12.3.18 chromosome 36, RBS_HiC_50CHRs, whole genome shotgun sequence:
AATCATTAGCATGCATTAATTTAATGTGATTGTAATACACATCGTACACTGAGGATAATAATTGCATGGTTTTGCAACAAATTCGTGTTTTTTTGTGCCGTATCTAAAGTGAgcagtaaaaatgttattttcaaaacatttctggACGATGTTTGAAACCTTTTCGCAGCCTTCACTTGTTGACATCTGTGTGCTGTATTTGTGaactgttaaagggacagttcacccaataaaTAAAACTTGAgtaatcatttacttactctgcgtttgttctaaacccatgactttttttcttccgcagaacacaaaagtagaatatTCAttctccattcacttttattgagtGTGTTTACGTGCAAACACCTTAAACGGTTTTCCTTTATCGGGGTAAGGGCATAAAGAAATCTGCAAACATAACCTGTTTTTGcaattttgcatttacatttctaATGTATTGTGAATGAGTGACTAAGTCTTagcatctccctttgtgttccacagacgagagaaaatcatacaggtttaaaacgacatgagggtaaatgatggcagaattttcatttttggttgaactatccctttgaatgcATTATATCGGTAAGTTATATTGTATCAGCCTTGGGCTGGTCGTCGTCGTTGTTGTTGCCAGGTGAATGTTTGTTGCTGCGCTCAGTCCCGCCTCTCGACGTCTCCTGCAGGAAGAGGCGTGGCTTACAGAGTGACAGAAGGATTCTGCGGTATTCTCTGCGGAAGTTCTGATTGAGAAGCCCATATACCACAGCGTTCAGGCAGGAGTTAAAGTACGCCATGAAATAACTCACCACAAACAGCCAATCGGGGACTAAGGGTGCAACACGGGGCGGGTCCACCACCACAGCCAGGCCGATTAAATTCAGCGGAGcccagcagactgcaaacagcaCAAAGACAACGAACATGGTGAGGAAGTGGCGCAGCTCACTCGGACGGAGGCGTGGCCTGACGTCGCTTGCTACCCGCCTCCTCACGCGAAGCACCAGCACCCAAATCCTCAGATAGCAGAATGTAACAACAGCGATAGGAAGCAGAAAATGCACAGTCACCACTGCGATAGTGTAACCCGCACTTGTCGTCTGACTAAAGGTGCACGAATAAACACGGGGGTCATAGGTCAGTGACCCCAGCGCCAGGTTCGGAAGAATTGCAAGGGCGGTGAAGACCCAGACTAACACCAGCAATGCCATGGTTCCAGCACGGCCATAAACTTTCTCATAGGTGTTGGCCTGACAGATGAAACAGTAGCGGTTGATGGCGATAGCAGTGATGTTGAAGATGGAGCCGATGACGCTCGCTCCCATCAGGAAGCCACTGACCTTACACTCCATCTCATCCGGCAACCAGCCCGCATGCAGCATGGCATGCAAGACCAGGGGGTAGGGATAGCAAACCACCAGGAGGTCAGCGAAAGCCAGACTCACCACAAACGCATTACCTACAggacacaaacacagaaaagTAATTAAACTGTTTTGACTGTGAAGCAAAGACCCATTAAATACAATTAACGAAAAGGTTTGGAATCAGAACATCAGAATGGATTTTTTACATACACAAAGGGGcagtcaaaaacaacagcacacTAGAACGGAACAGAACGCAAGGACATGTGTTTTTCAAAGTTGAACTTCTTTTAATTTGACACGCTGTTTTAAAAAATGCAGTGCTTGAGGCACAAAAAATCAGTGAGATGCTTTGATTCAGCAACCAACGACATTCATTTGACACATGTACACAgataaacagttaaaaaaacattgcaaatggGAAGCAAGGACATGTcccagtctgatctc
This window harbors:
- the LOC127629574 gene encoding melatonin receptor type 1B-A-like is translated as MPENVSLIRNRTEVGQGRAWGNGAVARPAWVVTVLASVLIFTSVVDVLGNVLVIISVLRNRKLRNAGNAFVVSLAFADLLVVCYPYPLVLHAMLHAGWLPDEMECKVSGFLMGASVIGSIFNITAIAINRYCFICQANTYEKVYGRAGTMALLVLVWVFTALAILPNLALGSLTYDPRVYSCTFSQTTSAGYTIAVVTVHFLLPIAVVTFCYLRIWVLVLRVRRRVASDVRPRLRPSELRHFLTMFVVFVLFAVCWAPLNLIGLAVVVDPPRVAPLVPDWLFVVSYFMAYFNSCLNAVVYGLLNQNFRREYRRILLSLCKPRLFLQETSRGGTERSNKHSPGNNNDDDQPKADTI